atgagagagagacatcatggctttaaaCACGTAAAGTGAGTTGGTCATGGCCACCCCCACCAGCCTCCACCTCTCCACGGGTCAAAATGCCCAGGTCTCAACAAGTTTTGGGGCGCTCATTAAAACTCACCAGAGGATTTCCGTCCGACCAGCGGAAGTCTCCCTCGATGGTTCGGTCATTCAGTCCAATCCACTGATACTCTCTGTATCTGtctagaaataaaaaagaaaagagacttcagatacagtattagggaccactaaggtctatatacaagagacttcagatacagtattaggggaccactaaggtctatataaagagacttcagatacagtattaggggaccactaaggtctatataaaagcatcccaagagcaccatgtcatgggacctttaattaaacccacaaaacaatcaaaaaacatggtcaaaaaaatcacCGCAGGGATGCAAATCGACCCCAAAATGattgacaataaataaacaacgaCCAAATGCATCCATATTATGATTACAAACAAGCCAAAATGagcacaaagagacacaataCGACCACAAAGacaagcaaaacaacaacaaaaatacatgcaaaacaatcaaaaagttTTCACCATTGATGTAGTCCTGCTCCTCGGGGGTCATGACAGACAGAAGATGTCCGCCACACATGCGGCAGTGCTGCTCCGCCGCCTCCCAGCTCTGCCGCTTGGAGAAGTGATGATAACAGAAGCTGTGAAACTTCTCCCAGCCGGGCTCACACACCTCCAGGTCTGAACGGGACGGAGACACAGCGATCGAAGTATGACACAGTAGGAAGCAGGTCTTTCTATACGTGGAAGATTATGCGTCTGCGTGTTTATCAAAGAGGTGAACGCCAACCTTTCTGGCACAAGTCTCCTCCGTAACCGTGCAAGCACAAGCAGCTCGGTGGTTCCCCGTCGACACAGGTGCCTCCGTTCAAACACGGGTTCTCCAGGCAGGAGTCTGCAGCTGTGTGAGGATGATGGCACTCATTACCAGAGCGGCTTAGACAAAAACTGGAAACCCTACGTACCTAGAAGAGGTTAAATCTGgacaaatacaaatattcatTGCTGTTCTAAGAACAGCGGCAAGCTAAATTGCTAAATACTGAgccgtgtgtgcatgcgtgtgtgcgtgcgtgcgtgtgtgcgcgcatgtgtgcatgtttaacTACATTCATGGGGTCTAAAAACCGGGAGTTCAGCATGCTTGTGGGGTCCGGACAGCTTTGtagggccaaaatgctggaccccacatctttaaagggctgtttaagggttaagaattggttttaggattagggttagaattaggttatggttagggtgggggtaagggttaaggttaggcatttagttgttatGGTTAAGTTTAGGGTAAGGGggtagggaatgcattatgtaaaTGACGGTCCCCACAAACGTAGTGAGACGcattgtgtgtatatacacacatcttTCTAAAAGAAGTTGTCtggagataaataaataatttgtcaCAGATCGTGTACAAAAACATGAATCTGTCAGATTTAGCTTAAAGCTGCTTTCCAATTGAACAGAAGTTATACTATGGcttataatttctttttcttttgacaacCCCATTTCTTACATGCATGGGTCCTGCATCGCCACAAACAAGTTCAGAGAGCAACGTTTTACTACCAGAGTTATGACCATTCTGTAACATCTAATTTTATAAATGATGCTGCCCTACACAGACTCCCCAGCAGAGGGAGCTGTCACATCAGGCATGGGAACCACTGCTTCATTCACCCAGCAGCAGCTTTTCACCACAGCTTGGTTGTTACATATCTCTTTTGTGTCATCCTTTCAGACTGAATGtgcattttcactttttaaatcaGCAATTTCAGAGGTTTTGTCTTTGGACTTTTTTGAACTCGAAGAATAGACTCAGTGAGTAGATGCCTGTTGTGAGCTTACTGCGTGTTATTCTGAGAATTAATTCAGTACCCGACGCTAATCTCTCTGCTGTGCTGAGTCAGCTTGAGGTGCTACATTGCAGCGTGCTGTAAATCTCTCTCCTGATTGGACATGTTCAGAGACAGATGTTCCCTCCGCCTTCCAAACATCCAACACCAGCTGCTGTTTCTGGCGTTTGTGTAACACGGTAAATGATGGTCCTACTTGCCATTTACCAGAGGTGTAgatttgtgtattttggtttagtgttctctcattttaaaacatgtgtgAGGTCGTTTTTAACCCCTATGTTGTCCTCGGatcaaattgaccagttttcctatatcaatgttctttttaattccccaaaatagcATGcatgattccacacaacgctctttgccaagtacaaatctctactttcattaattttggggcctcttattcaattttatagcattttaaaaacaaatggaagtgtttttgaaatagtattgagtaaaagttgacatattccagtctgtgatcatcatcaacatccattcctttaattttagtctcaataattcctaatttctgcttttctaactcaaacattaggtataatttcctataaatgtaaattccaaaaatgactgtaaaactaaagttaatagtgtaaatgccccaaaaaagtgttagggttagaattaggttatggttagggtgggggtgagggttaaggttagacGTTTAGTTGTTATGGTTAAGTTTAGGGTAAGGGGGTAGGGAATGCATTacgtcaatgactggtccccacaaacgTAGtgagacaaagtgtgtgtgtgtgtgtgtgtgtgtggtaacaaGTGTTTCCATAATTTGTAGTGAcatatatccttttttttaaaattaatttcctaAACTATTCCTTTTTGTTTACGTAATCCAGGGAATCAAACTGGTGTTGGCATGTTTCAGTTGTTTCTGTAGTGCACTCGAgaaaattgtacattttaagaatgatttttatctatttttggAGGCAAAACCTTTACATATCCTTTAGTAGAAATCTCAGTTACTCAAATTATCTCTTCAGATAACACTTTTCTAGAAGTAACTGTCTAAAATTAGCCAATAAGAGACACGTTTCAACACATCTAGAGACATCACTGCCGAGGGTAAATGTTCAACAACAATCCAGGGGCCACACTGTTCGTCTATCACGAGATCTGAACGACCGAAATTACCTTAGTCCCTCCATAACACAACGCAGGATCACACCTGTTacatgtgcttctttttttacctgaaaTGCCTCCTGGTCCTGCAGCAGAGACTCTGGCAGCCATGGCAGAGTGCTCCGGTAGCGCTGTGGGAGCCGTGATTGGCCCATCACTGCTGTCGCTGCTGCGCGTCGGACCGAGTGGTTCCTCCCCATCATCCGGGTGCCATGTGCACACTTTAACTGAAGGATCCTCCGAGCTGGTCTTCCCCGCACCTCGGTCCAATGATCCATGTTCTGTTGAGACAGTTTGTTATCATATGTCCACAGTAGGCGTGAACGTAGTGTTCACTTTCTCAcctatttttaaatttagtcttagtcttgtgccaaatgtccttgttagttttagtcagATTCACATATCTTGTTATGTTAGTCGTTTTAGTTGACTTAAAGTCTTGTCATTTTAGTCTAGCTTTAGTAAAAAGAGACATCGGGTATCtcaagttttagtcaaaatgtttgtttttgtttttttctgtttgagatTATTTCTGATAACAATTTCAGCCAAATAGTGTTTCATATGTCATGATTAACCGACAAAATACActtgttgaatgatttttgttgaatgctttttatttttaacacactgcACACTAGCAGGGAGAGAGGATCATACCTGAGGAACGGTAggatgttaaatgttaaaatgttagtGGTTTTGAAACTGGGACTTTTTCAAACCGCGCTAAACCTTGAAACCAGCATTCAACTGCTTGGCTGTGTAGCAATATAGGGGTGATTGTCACACTCTGTTCTCATAAAAGCTTATGCAAGCATTTCACAGGATGTTCTTTTAGttgaaacatgtatctcacgttcttttattgaaacatgtatctcacTAAACCACAAGAACGAAGGCCCAAACGGTTAAGACTGACTCACACACTATTCTGGTTGTATCGGTCAGGTTAGGACTgataccacacacactcacacactattctgtttgtatcaacctataaataaaggaaaaaggaaCTGTCTCGGCGCGACTCTCTTGGGTGTTTCAGCCGAGCAGGTTGCCCTTTGTACAAAGTAGCTTTGTGTCCCGTGTCATCTCTTGAGCCATCTTGAACGTGAAGAGAGAAATCTCTTCACAGCTACGTctatagtacaggccaaaagtttggaaccaccttaAAGGAacggatgttgatgataatcacagactggaacatgtcaacttttactcaatactatttcaaaaacactatcaaattgaataagacgctccaaaattaatgaaagtagagatatgtacttgccaaagagcgttgtgtggaatcaatcatgttattttgggaaattaaaaagaacattgatataggacaatgggtcaatttgacccgaggaaaacatgagggttaatgaaatgaaaacaaccaAGAACACAACCCAGAGAAGTTTtgtctcctatcccagaatgcatctgtggtgtaaccaatgcaagactagttataataaaacatccaaCTTTACTTCATTCTTCTAATTGAACTCTTTGTACCTTTGATTGAGAAGTGGATTAAACTGCAGTGGTTTCAgacattttgatgctttttattggcACCACAATGGACTAACCTTCGATCTCCACTGAACTTCCACTGAAGAGTAAGCTACCAATTTTTAGAAACCCATATGAAGCCTGCAGGGTGAGAGTTTGGCGGACTAATCCTTTAAACTCACCAGTGATGCCGCTTGTGGGGATCTCAGTGACGACTTCTGGCTCCTTGGAGACGTCTTCAGATCCGTCGGACCCAGGAGGCTCGGCGCTGTACTCCAGATCTGAGCGAGACTCCTGCGCTGTGGaggacgaagaagaagaagaagaagaagcctcCTGTTCCCAGCCCCGTGTGAGGGTCACATGAGGGATCGGCGTGAGTTTGACATCTGCTGGAGGAGGTGCATCAGTGGCATCCCAGCCGCCCGTTCTCTCAGACATGTGGTCCGTTGACAGAGTCGGATTTGTCAGCTCGCCGCTTCCTCCTGAAGATTCCCCCAACCCATCTCTGGAGTCTTGTTCCCTCCCCTCCAGATCGCTGTCTATGCTATGTTGggttttgttaaagaaaaccTCCGGGCTTCCTCCCAATACCTCCTGTAGTTGGTCCTGGATGACGTCCAGAGGTCCGGCCCCAGATGGAGTGTTGCTTTCGGGTGTGAAGGTTATAATCTCTGGGGAGCTGGCTTCAACCTCCACAGAAGGAAGAGGCAGGGTTACAGACAACAAGGTGATGGGATCACTGTTCAGGACCGGGGTGTTTACACTGGAGTCTTCTGTAACTGTGAAGACCTCTGCTGTCAGGGTTATTGCAGGGTTAACACGTCCACTGTGGTCGGTTGGATCATGTGAAACGGTCTCCTGTGAAGAGCTACTGTagtcctcatcatcatcatgctgGACCGGGGTGGACGGCGCCGCGGTTACACTCAAGGGCTCTGCAGTGTGATCATAACCTGTCAAAAATAGGGATCAAGAGCAGATTTACTCCTCGAATGAAGATGAATATCAAAATAACTGCATTTTAACTCAATTAACTCAATTTTAACACTGCATTGACTCTAACTCAATCATCCATTCTGAGAAGCGGAAAGTAAATCACAGAGTCATATGGACGATGAAACTACATCAAAACAGAACAACTACCAAAACAAAGACGAGAAAACGTAGTGGCGACCACAAGCCGACTTGTTGACAATTGCTTCAGGAAACACGGACAGTTACACACCATTTTCTCTCAAACTCTCTCTTCACAAAGAAACAGCTGATCAACGATCTACTAGCATAAGTGTTAAAGAGGTGTGTGACATTGTAATCAAATGTAGAAATGAAAATAGGTTAAGTATACAGCAACTATTAACATATATGTCAGGTATCCCTTGCTCTGAACCTGGTTGTtatttatgtgtctgtgtgtctatgtttttctgttgtctttgaACGCATCTGGATTCTGTTGCTGGGCAACCTGTAGAGGCATGTTCTTCATTCATTCCACCAAACACTCACCTGTCACTAACAATTAAGGAACTTCTAAAATACCATAGACTCATGTTGTGATCCTAGCTTTGATATTCCCTGTAATACTTACCTGAATCAGACGTAGGGACCAGTTCAGAGGGGGCAGAGGAGTCCGCCAAACTTTGAGTCACTGAGGTTTGTGTCGCCTCATCTAGAAGAGGGTTTACACTCCCCTCCCCAGACTCCCCTTCTTCATGATAGTTCTCAAGCGTACTGTGATCAAAAGCCGGCAGCAGCGGGGCGGTTGAGTAAGCGGTTTCCTCGGTTTGCGTTAAAGAAGTCACCGTTGCTATCTCCACGGCAGAACTAGCGCTGTCCTTTTCTGGCTGTCCAGAAACCTCGTAAGATGTGCTTGAGTAGACGTGCGGGGCTTCAAAAGTGAGATCCAGGTGAGCCTCTGTTGTGTGTTCCTCTTGTAGAACAGGAAGGTCGCCCTCCTGAGGAACCTCCGAACTGCTGCTAAGGAGCTCGGTTGCATCAGCTCCCGATGTTGCATAAACAGCTGTCGTACCCAGGCTTTCAGTCACAGAGACATGATGCTCTGAGGGCTCCGCGCTCGCTGGAAGTGTTGGATCATTTGTGGGTAAAGTGGAGTCTTCGTCAACTGCCACGACACCACCTGCCTTTGGAGAAGTTGTTGCAGAAGTTGTGTCATGATCTTCATCTTGGTTGTCTTCCAATGCTGGCTGATAGTTCTGTGTGTGGCTGGCCTTTTCAAGGACGTCCCAGGTACCTTTCTCTGTGGACAAGGGCTCTTGATGCTCAGATGGAGGAGTGAGAGACTCGTGAAGGTCTATCGTGAATGGTTGCTTGTCATAAGTCAACGTGACGGCCTGGGCCTCCACGTGACTCTGCTGTACAGGGTTGGCCGTGTGGGCACGCTGGACCTCTTCGCCCATCTTTGCCGTCGCCTCGCCCCAGTCGAAGTCCTCCTCTACGGGATTCGTTAAGAAAACAACGTCCTGGCCAATGTTCTCTGGTTCAGTGGCGAGGAAATCCTGATGAGATTCTGTGTAAGCGGCGTCATTGCCTGGAAGAAAGATCacaattacaaaatgtttttcatgttgtcCAGAATTTACTAGACCTATTCTTAATGCCACTTATAAGGTAAAGAGAGTGTAGGGAAGAAAACTAATTTGCAGCTACAACTACTTAGTATTTAGAAAGTAAAAATTTgggaaaagtacaaaaataaataaatagtgcGTGCCAGAACTATGTTTGTTCTTCATTTCCCTTGGATTTATCTTGCGGGTTGACCCAGTATTTGAGTTCTGTGTTTAAAGTCAATTAAACTCAAGACTTTTTTCACAAGTGGCACTCATCCTTTCGTAGAGGGTCCCTGATCTTTAGGATGCAGAAAATAAACCACAACACTTTACGTTTGAGGCAGTAGACATCGTGTCGAGTGTGAACCTCGGGGAAGCCCGTCTGGTTGCTGTAGCGATAGACAGTTCTGACCCCGGGTTCGCCGCCTCCACAGCGCTCCCTGGGGGTGACGATGGGGTAGCGCACGCTCCCATCTGCCAGCCAGCCCGGACTGCAGAGGTTCAGTCCGTCGTTCCAGGCTGCGTACAGCTGAGCGGTGGTAACCAGTTCAGCCCCGTGACTCAGACAGTAGGCCTTGGCCTCCGAGAAGGTAAAGTGCTGGGGGGCGGAGCCATGAAACACCTCACCTGTACACAAGGAGACAGGTGTCAACTTCTGATGGTCTTTTTGCCTCTTAGTTTCCTGTGGGGGTATTGTGTGGATCAGGGTTAGCGATCCAAATCAAGACTTAAGCATGGTTTCatactttaaccctcatgttgtaatcgggtcaaattgacccgttttcctatataaatgttctttttaatccccCGAAAATAACATNNNNNNNNNNNNNNNNNNNNNNNNNNNNNNNNNNNNNNNNNNNNNNNNNNNNNNNNNNNNNNNNNNNNNNNNNNNNNNNNNNNNNNNNNNNNNNNNNNNNATTACAAAAAtacttcattttgtttttcaaatgctataaatctgaataagacgccccaaaattaatcaaaatgtagagatttgtacttggcaaagagcgttgggtggaatcaatcatgttattttggggaattacaaagcacattgatataggacaacgggtcaatttgacctgaggataacatgaggattaacattttcttgagggaGGAAGCTAAAACCCTTTATCCAAAGTCTTCCACAGACCTAGGAGAAAACAGTACTTATTTTTGTCTTACCATCAACATTCTCCACGTAGCAGTAGACGTCATACAGCTCGTCAGGCTCTAACAGTCCATAGTTCCTCACTCCCGGCAATGCATCCATGTCCCCAAAACAGCCCTCTCTTGGCATCTGGATGGGGTATCTGTGGAATGGAAAGGTTGCACTGAAACACCAAGAAACCTCTTCTTTTCGTGATGCCACCACTCCAAACATCCTACTTCTCTGAGCGAGTGTTGAAGTAAGGAGAGATGTTTTGGTTTCTGATCCCATGAGTTCCTCTCAGCAAGATTCAACGTTTCAGCATTAACACCAATTTAGctctttacacattgctctAGAAAAAATGTGACCATTACTATATTAAAAGGTGAGTCtgttctgaacatttttatATGAAACACACAGTCAGTTTAAGGCCAATACCCTCAAAAGGTCAATTTAAGAAAATGCCCTTGGACTTCAGAGGGTTAAATATTTTCAGTTCTGGCAGTGACGGCAATGCCACAATACGGGCCACCAGGTGGcagaagtgtatttttttttcaacgtttttcaAAATTACCGAAGTGAGTTGTACCTAAAGGCACCATTATTCCCATTAGTGCCCACACGCTTCacccttgtttgttttttgcacaaCTCATTCACAGGGaaggcaaaatgttgccacacgtTGCCTTCAGGGACGCAGGAGGATTTTCCAGATTTTCTCCGGCAGTAGCCATGTCGTCTGGAGAAGTGCAGATGCAGGCTACCGGTAAGCTAACGTCACTCTGCGTTTTGATAATCAAGCTCATTCAATCAATTTTCAACT
The genomic region above belongs to Etheostoma cragini isolate CJK2018 chromosome 6, CSU_Ecrag_1.0, whole genome shotgun sequence and contains:
- the bcan gene encoding brevican core protein isoform X2, with the translated sequence MEMKLDVSLPVLLCAICLLVRPSSSTHHQESDDSKLLQVTIPADPPVAAVLGGSLTLPCLVSLAHPPPSPSTNGRHAVLSLPRVKWSVLTHGREAEILVARGDRVRVSEAYKDRASLLHYSASPADLTLRLDSLRQNDTGFYRCEVQQGLEDADDVVHVKVKGVVFHYRAASSRYAFTFEQARDACEEIGAQMASPEQLLAAYHSGYEQCDAGWLSDHSVRYPIQMPREGCFGDMDALPGVRNYGLLEPDELYDVYCYVENVDGEVFHGSAPQHFTFSEAKAYCLSHGAELVTTAQLYAAWNDGLNLCSPGWLADGSVRYPIVTPRERCGGGEPGVRTVYRYSNQTGFPEVHTRHDVYCLKRNDAAYTESHQDFLATEPENIGQDVVFLTNPVEEDFDWGEATAKMGEEVQRAHTANPVQQSHVEAQAVTLTYDKQPFTIDLHESLTPPSEHQEPLSTEKGTWDVLEKASHTQNYQPALEDNQDEDHDTTSATTSPKAGGVVAVDEDSTLPTNDPTLPASAEPSEHHVSVTESLGTTAVYATSGADATELLSSSSEVPQEGDLPVLQEEHTTEAHLDLTFEAPHVYSSTSYEVSGQPEKDSASSAVEIATVTSLTQTEETAYSTAPLLPAFDHSTLENYHEEGESGEGSVNPLLDEATQTSVTQSLADSSAPSELVPTSDSGYDHTAEPLSVTAAPSTPVQHDDDEDYSSSSQETVSHDPTDHSGRVNPAITLTAEVFTVTEDSSVNTPVLNSDPITLLSVTLPLPSVEVEASSPEIITFTPESNTPSGAGPLDVIQDQLQEVLGGSPEVFFNKTQHSIDSDLEGREQDSRDGLGESSGGSGELTNPTLSTDHMSERTGGWDATDAPPPADVKLTPIPHVTLTRGWEQEASSSSSSSSSTAQESRSDLEYSAEPPGSDGSEDVSKEPEVVTEIPTSGITEHGSLDRGAGKTSSEDPSVKVCTWHPDDGEEPLGPTRSSDSSDGPITAPTALPEHSAMAARVSAAGPGGISAADSCLENPCLNGGTCVDGEPPSCLCLHGYGGDLCQKDLEVCEPGWEKFHSFCYHHFSKRQSWEAAEQHCRMCGGHLLSVMTPEEQDYINDRYREYQWIGLNDRTIEGDFRWSDGNPLLYENWFRGQPDSYFLSGEDCAVMVWHDGGRWSDVPCNYHLSYTCKKGVSSCGEPPKAPNAKVFGKKRLRYETNTRVRYYCEDGFVQKLNPVIKCLPSGRWEEPLITCIPTHLKEEDSVTSLPLQHEEVLSTAAEEAAPLFWDIKWNV
- the bcan gene encoding brevican core protein isoform X1, yielding MEMKLDVSLPVLLCAICLLVRPSSSTHHQESACFSSDDSKLLQVTIPADPPVAAVLGGSLTLPCLVSLAHPPPSPSTNGRHAVLSLPRVKWSVLTHGREAEILVARGDRVRVSEAYKDRASLLHYSASPADLTLRLDSLRQNDTGFYRCEVQQGLEDADDVVHVKVKGVVFHYRAASSRYAFTFEQARDACEEIGAQMASPEQLLAAYHSGYEQCDAGWLSDHSVRYPIQMPREGCFGDMDALPGVRNYGLLEPDELYDVYCYVENVDGEVFHGSAPQHFTFSEAKAYCLSHGAELVTTAQLYAAWNDGLNLCSPGWLADGSVRYPIVTPRERCGGGEPGVRTVYRYSNQTGFPEVHTRHDVYCLKRNDAAYTESHQDFLATEPENIGQDVVFLTNPVEEDFDWGEATAKMGEEVQRAHTANPVQQSHVEAQAVTLTYDKQPFTIDLHESLTPPSEHQEPLSTEKGTWDVLEKASHTQNYQPALEDNQDEDHDTTSATTSPKAGGVVAVDEDSTLPTNDPTLPASAEPSEHHVSVTESLGTTAVYATSGADATELLSSSSEVPQEGDLPVLQEEHTTEAHLDLTFEAPHVYSSTSYEVSGQPEKDSASSAVEIATVTSLTQTEETAYSTAPLLPAFDHSTLENYHEEGESGEGSVNPLLDEATQTSVTQSLADSSAPSELVPTSDSGYDHTAEPLSVTAAPSTPVQHDDDEDYSSSSQETVSHDPTDHSGRVNPAITLTAEVFTVTEDSSVNTPVLNSDPITLLSVTLPLPSVEVEASSPEIITFTPESNTPSGAGPLDVIQDQLQEVLGGSPEVFFNKTQHSIDSDLEGREQDSRDGLGESSGGSGELTNPTLSTDHMSERTGGWDATDAPPPADVKLTPIPHVTLTRGWEQEASSSSSSSSSTAQESRSDLEYSAEPPGSDGSEDVSKEPEVVTEIPTSGITEHGSLDRGAGKTSSEDPSVKVCTWHPDDGEEPLGPTRSSDSSDGPITAPTALPEHSAMAARVSAAGPGGISAADSCLENPCLNGGTCVDGEPPSCLCLHGYGGDLCQKDLEVCEPGWEKFHSFCYHHFSKRQSWEAAEQHCRMCGGHLLSVMTPEEQDYINDRYREYQWIGLNDRTIEGDFRWSDGNPLLYENWFRGQPDSYFLSGEDCAVMVWHDGGRWSDVPCNYHLSYTCKKGVSSCGEPPKAPNAKVFGKKRLRYETNTRVRYYCEDGFVQKLNPVIKCLPSGRWEEPLITCIPTHLKEEDSVTSLPLQHEEVLSTAAEEAAPLFWDIKWNV